Proteins from a single region of Canis aureus isolate CA01 chromosome 26, VMU_Caureus_v.1.0, whole genome shotgun sequence:
- the INSM1 gene encoding insulinoma-associated protein 1, whose protein sequence is MPRGFLVKRSKKSTPVSYRVRGGEDGDRAPLLSPRCGGARAEPPAPSPGPGPGPGPGPLPPPPPPPPPPPAERAHAVLAAALACAPGPPPPPPPPPPPPPGPRAAHFGNPEAAHPAPLYSPTRPVSREHEKHKYFERSFNLGSPVSAESFPTPAALLGGGGVGGGANGPGGGGTCGGGTCGGDPLLFAPAELKMGTAFSAGAEAARGPGPGPPLPPAASLRPPGKRPAPPAAAAAAAAAAEPPAKVAKAPGAKKPKAIRKLHFEDEVTTSPVLGLKIKEGPVEAPRGRAGGAARPLGEFICQLCKEEYADPFALAQHKCSRIVRVEYRCPECAKVFSCPANLASHRRWHKPRPAPAAARASEPDTAARAEARDATGGGGGGSDRDTPSPGGVSESGSEDGLYECHHCAKKFRRQAYLRKHLLAHHQALQAKGAPPAPPAEDLLALYPGPEEKAPQEAAGDGEAAGVLGLSAPAECHLCPVCGETFPSKGAQERHLRLLHAAQVFPCKYCPATFYSSPGLTRHINKCHPSENRQVILLQVPVRPAC, encoded by the coding sequence ATGCCCCGCGGCTTCCTGGTGAAGCGCAGCAAGAAGTCCACGCCCGTGTCCTACCGGGTCCGCGGCGGCGAGGACGGCGACCGCGCGCCGCTGCTGTCGCCGCGCTGCGGGGGCGCCCGCGCCGAGCCCCCCGCGCCgagcccggggccggggccggggccggggccgggcccgctgccgccgccgccgccgccgccgccgccgccgcccgccgagCGCGCCCATGCGGTGCTCGCTGCCGCGCTCGCCTGCGCGCcgggcccgccgcccccgcccccgcccccgcccccgcccccgccgggcccgcGGGCCGCGCACTTCGGCAACCCCGAGGCCGCGCACCCGGCGCCGCTCTACAGCCCCACGCGGCCCGTGAGCCGCGAGCACGAGAAGCACAAGTACTTCGAGCGCAGCTTCAACCTCGGGTCGCCGGTCTCGGCCGAGTCCTTCCCCACGCCCGCCGCCCTGCTCGGAGGCGGCGGCGTTGGCGGCGGCGCGAacggcccgggcggcggcggcaccTGCGGCGGCGGCACCTGCGGCGGCGACCCGCTGCTCTTCGCGCCCGCCGAGCTCAAGATGGGCACCGCGTTCTCCGCGGGCGCCGAAGCGGCCCgcggccccgggcccggcccgccGCTGCCCCCCGCCGCTTCCCTGCGGCCCCCGGGCAAgcggcccgcgccccccgccgccgccgccgccgccgccgccgccgccgagccgcCCGCCAAGGTGGCCAAGGCCCCGGGCGCCAAGAAGCCCAAGGCCATCCGCAAGCTGCACTTCGAGGACGAGGTGACCACGTCGCCTGTGCTCGGGCTCAAGATCAAGGAGGGCCCGGTGGAggcgccgcggggccgggcggggggcgccgcgCGGCCGCTGGGCGAGTTCATCTGCCAGCTCTGCAAGGAGGAGTACGCCGACCCGTTCGCGCTGGCGCAGCACAAGTGCTCGCGCATCGTGCGCGTGGAGTACCGCTGCCCCGAGTGCGCCAAGGTCTTCAGCTGCCCGGCCAACCTGGCCTCGCACCGCCGCTGGCACAAACCGCGGCctgcgcccgccgccgcccgcgcgtCCGAGCCTGACACCGCCGCCAGGGCCGAGGCGCGGGACGCgacaggcggcggcggcggcggcagcgacCGCGACACGCCGAGCCCCGGCGGCGTGTCCGAGTCGGGCTCCGAGGACGGGCTCTACGAGTGCCACCACTGCGCCAAGAAGTTCCGCCGCCAGGCCTATCTGCGCAAGCACCTGCTGGCGCATCACCAGGCGCTGCAGGCCAAGGGCGCGCCGCCCGCGCCTCCGGCCGAGGACCTGCTGGCCTTGTACCCGGGGCCCGAGGAGAAGGCACCCCAGGAGGCGGCGGGCGACGGCGAGGCGGCCGGCGTGCTGGGCCTGAGTGCGCCCGCCGAGTGCCACCTGTGCCCGGTGTGCGGGGAGACGTTCCCCAGCAAGGGCGCCCAGGAGCGCCACCTGCGCCTGCTGCACGCCGCCCAGGTGTTCCCCTGCAAGTACTGCCCGGCCACCTTCTACAGCTCGCCCGGTCTCACGCGACACATCAACAAGTGCCACCCGTCGGAGAACAGACAGGTGATCCTCCTGCAGGTGCCCGTGCGTCCGGCCTGCTAG